A genomic window from Silene latifolia isolate original U9 population chromosome Y, ASM4854445v1, whole genome shotgun sequence includes:
- the LOC141630483 gene encoding uncharacterized protein LOC141630483 yields MVEQVHIIRQKMRAAQDRQKSYANLKRSDKKFVVGDKVLLKVSPMRGVMRFGKKGKLSQKYIGPYQILDRVGEVAYHLALPPTLDRVHNTFHVSQLRKYVSDPIHVLELQHIEIDE; encoded by the coding sequence ATGGTGGAGCAAGTGCACATTATTCGTCAGAAGATGCGTGCAGCGCAGGATAGACAGAAAAGCTATGCAAATTTGAAGAGAAGTGATAAAAAATTTGTTGTGGGAGATAAAGTGTTGTTGAAAGTGTCTCCAATGAGGGGagtgatgagatttgggaagaaagggaagttgagtcagaagtacaTTGGGCCATATCAGATCTTAGACAGAGTTGGAGAGGTAGCTTACCATTTAGCACTACCTCCAACTTTGGATAGGGTCCATAATACGTTTCATGTTTCACAGTTgagaaagtatgtgagtgatcctattCATGTACTTGAGCTTCAGCACATTGAGATTGATGAGTAG